From the Triticum urartu cultivar G1812 chromosome 4, Tu2.1, whole genome shotgun sequence genome, the window CAGGGAGGCTTCCCGGAGGCGGCTCTGGCGGAGGTGGCGGCGCAGGCGCTGTCCGGCCTGGCGTACCTCCGCGCGCGCCGCGTGGTCCACCGGGACATGAAACCGGCGAACCTCCTGGTCAACAGGGCCGGGCAGGTCAAAATCGGCGACTTCGGCATCGCCGAGGTCGTCTCCCGCGCCGGCAAGTACCGCGCTGCCTACGAGGGCACCGCGGCATACATGAGCCCCGAGAGATTCGACACGGAGCGGTTGCAGGACGGCGAGGGGGGCCGCGTCGACCCGTACGCCGCCGACGTGTGGGGGCTGGGCGTGACCATCCTAGAGCTCCTCATGGGGCGCTACCCGCTGCTCCCCGCCGGGCAGGAGCTGACCTGGGCGGCGCTCATGTGCGCCATCTGCTTCGGTGAGCTGCCAGCACTTCCCGACGGCGCGGCGTCGCCGGAGCTCCGGAGTTTCGTGTCCGCCTGCCTGCAGAAGGACCACCGGAAGCGGGCATCAGTGGCGGAGCTCCTCGCGCACCCGTTCGTCGCCGGAAGGGACGTGGCATCGGCGAGACATGCGCTCCGGGAAGTGATCGCGCAGCGCGTTTAGATATTCAACTGTCCGTTCACAAACTGTAGCTAGACATTTGCACAGCTGCAGATACAGATAGTGGAAGAACTCGGGAATTTTAAATCGACGAGATAGTTTAATTTAGTTTTGGTGTCTATCTGTTGCATTATTTCTGTCGGCCAGATTACAGATCATCAATTTGACGTCGCTAACCAGGGAACGACAGTTTTT encodes:
- the LOC125553463 gene encoding mitogen-activated protein kinase kinase 9-like, which codes for MAAARERRLPQLHLTLDAPTWAFRCPAPAPVTAATPSTSAARPDGEFRQSDFDMLKVLGRGNGGTVHKVSHRRTSALYALKVIHRGHPGAGDEVDVVRRVDSPHIVRCHSVLPTASGDSALLLELMDGGSLDSLVRGGQGGFPEAALAEVAAQALSGLAYLRARRVVHRDMKPANLLVNRAGQVKIGDFGIAEVVSRAGKYRAAYEGTAAYMSPERFDTERLQDGEGGRVDPYAADVWGLGVTILELLMGRYPLLPAGQELTWAALMCAICFGELPALPDGAASPELRSFVSACLQKDHRKRASVAELLAHPFVAGRDVASARHALREVIAQRV